The Homo sapiens chromosome 6 genomic scaffold, GRCh38.p14 alternate locus group ALT_REF_LOCI_6 HSCHR6_MHC_QBL_CTG1 nucleotide sequence tggcgtcaaccaggaggtggaggtggcagtgagccgagatcacgccactgcactccagcctgggtgacagagcgagactccgtctcaaaaaaaaaaaaaaaagaaaagaaaagaaaagaaaaaagaagaagatactTGAACAAGCATATTGATAGCAGCACAATTGGtgattgcaaaaatatggaaccagcccaaatgcccatcaatcaatgaatggataaagaaaatgtaattttatatatatctatatctatatatatctatatctatatatagatatatagatatataatggaatactacacagtcataaaaagaaaggaaataatggcattcaaagcaacctggatggagctggagaccattattctgagTGAATTAACTccggaatggaaaaccaagcattgtatgttctcacttataaatgggagctaagctatgagaacacaaaggcttaagaatgatacaatggactttgggaactggcgggggaagggtgggagggagctgAGGGATACAAGACTACACATTGTGTACAGTGTACACTAATCAGGTGCTGGATGCGCCAAAATCTtggaaatcaccactaaagaacttatccatgtaaacaaacaccacctgttcccccaaaactattgaaatttaaaaatgttttaaataaataaaatttaaaaggattaaaaatggattatttgctttcaaaaaaaaagaaatcaccacTTGCACAGTTTTTATGTAATGTGAAATATGAATATCCACAATTACAtgaaaagctgttaaaaataatcCTCCCAgtccgggcatggtagctcacacatgttgttccagctactgggaaggctgaggtgagagaatcccttgagcccaggagttctaggctgcagtgagctattatggtgccactgcactccagcctgggtgacagagcgagaccctgtctctaaacaacagcaataataatccTTCCTTCCTGAGTCAGACGGGCATGGAGACGCTTCTGGAAGGAACACCGCAATGGCTGCGCAGGGACAGCCCCAGGTCCAGTTCAAACTTGTATTGGTTGGTGATGGTGGTACTGGAAAAACGACTTTCGTGAAACATCATTTGACTGGTGAATTTGAGAAGAAGTATGTAGCCACCTTGGGTGTTGAGGTTCATCCCCTAGTGTTCCATACCAACAGAGGACCTGTTAAGTTCAATGTATGGGACACAGCCGGCCTGGAGAAATTCAGTGGACTGAGAGATGGCTATTATATCCAAGCCCAGAGTACCATCATAGTGTTTGATGTAACATCGAGAGTTACTTACAAGAATGTGCCTAACTGGCATAGAGATCTGGTATGAGTGTGTGAAAACACCCCCACTGTGTTGAGTGGCAACAAAGTGGATATTAAGGACAGGAAAGTGAAGGCGAAATCCATTGTCTTCCACCGAAAGAAGAATCTTCAGTACTACGACATTTCTGCCAAAAGTAACTATAACTTTGAAAAGCCCTTCCTCTGGCTTGCTAGGAAGCTCATTGGAGACCCTAACTTGGAATTTGTTGCCATGCCTGCTCTCGCCCCACCAGAAGTTGTCATGGACCCAGCTTTGGCAGCACAGTATGAGCACGACTTAGAGGTTGCTCAGACAACTGCTCTCCCGGACGAGGATGATGACCTGTGAGAATGAAGCTGGAGCCCAGCGTCAGAAGTCTAGTTTTATAGGCAGCTGTCCTGTGATGTCAGTTGTGCAGCGTGTGTGCCACCTCATTATTATCTAGCTAAGCGGAACATGTGCTTCATCTGTGGGATGCTGAAGGAGATGAGTGGGCTTCGCAGTGAATGTGGCAGTTCAAAAAATACCTTCATTGTTTGGACCTGCATATTTAGCTGTTTTGGAACACAGTTGATTCCTTGAGTTTCAAATATAGACTGCTACAGTCACATCACAATATTCAGCGGTGAAATCTTGTTTGTTACTGTCATTCCCATTCCTTTTCGTTTAGAATCAGAATAAAGTTGTATTTCaaatatctaaaaacaaaaaatccttccTTTTTCAACTCAATATTTGTGTAAGGCTAGATTTTTTAACATATACACTTCAATCAAAGTAAGAAAATGGCtgggatgcagctggaggccataatcctaagtgaattaatgcaggaacagaaaaccaaatactgcatcttctcacttataattgggagctaaacactgagcacacatAGACATAAACATGTGTATAACAGACACTGTAGACGACTAGAGTGGAGAGGGTGGGGacgtgggttgaaaaactacctgtgggtactatgttcactacctgagtgacaggatccataccccaaacctcagcatcagacaacatacccatgtaacaaaccggCACATGTAACCcctgtatctatttttttctggttttttttttttttttttgagacaatttcactcttgttgctcaggctggagcgcaatggcgtgatctcggctcatcgcaacctctgcctcccgggttcaagcgattctcctgcctcagcctcctgagtaggtgggattacaggtatgcgccaccacctccagctaattttgtatttttagtagacatggggtttctccatattgataaggctggtctcgaactcccgactgggattacaggcgtgagccaccgcgcctggccaccccctgtatctaaaataaaagttaaaaatttaaaaataagtacataagAGAATGTATGCTATGAGCCAAGAATGATGCTTGCAAAATTTTGCAAGAACAAcacttatgaaaatgaaaaataatcactCTTCTTGTTACCAAAAATCTTGGTAGCTGCAGAAGGTGGGATCTTTCCTCACTGGGAGTCGCAGAGCCAATACATGAAACCAAAAGTGAGCCTTAAGCAGAGCAAGCTTTATTTCCTGCACAGGACTTGTAAAGAGGAGAGCAGCTCTGCCAAGTCAACTTCTCCACTAGTGAGGCGGCTAGTGAGGGGTGAGGGGGCTAAAATGTAGGATTGCTCTAATGAAGGGGTTGGGCATTAAAAGTGAGGGGGAGGAATATTCATATGTTTTATGGGAACAGGCAGTGAACTTCTCCAAACTGGTAATACCGCTTTCCTTTTGGTCCTTTTAGGACTTCTTCTACTCATCGTCATGGAGATCGTCAACTGTCATGGCATGGATGGGAGCGCAATTTAGcctggaaacgggattacaatgAAGCATGAGGTCTTTTTGAAGTCATTTGGCCGGCTCTCTTGGTTGTAACGAGTCTCAGCTGGTTTGACTACAAAGGCAACTTCTTGAAGCAgatcctgtttttttgtttttgtttttgttttttgtttcttgttttttccccctagacatctcactctgtcgcccaggctggagtgcagtggtgtgatctcggctcactgcaaccaccacctctcgggttcaagcaattctcctatctcagcctccagagttgctggaattacaggcgcgcaccaccacacccggctaatttttgtattgttagtagagacagggtttcatcatgttggccaggttagtcttgaactcctgacctcgtgatctgcctgcctcggcctaccaaaatgctgcgattacaggcgtgagccaccgttcccggcctaTACgttgtttattttggaaaaattaaaaattaagttttttttcatTAAAGATATGTTATTTccgatcaagagatcaagaccatcctggccaacatggtgaaaccccgtctctactaaaaacacaaaaattagctgggtgtggtggcacacgcctgtagttccagttactggggaggctgaggcaggagaatcgcttgaacccgggagaaggaggttgcagtgagccgagatcatgccactgcactccagcctggggacagagcaagactctgactcaaaaaaaaaaaaagttgtttctatTAACATGTAATGGGTTATTAATATTctcttaaatgaattaatatttttaatattttgttttaatatcttttaatttatatatgataaaaattGATACAATCcacagaaacaaaatttatttgggtcctcactaatttcttttttcttgttgcccaggctggagggcaatggcacgatcttggctcaccgcaacctcctcctcctgggttcaagtgattctcctgcctcagcctcccaagtagccaggattacagccatgcgccaccacgccggctaattttttggacttttagtagagacagggtttctccatattggtcgggctggtctcgaactcccaacctcaggtgatcagcccgccttggcctcccaaagtgctgagattacaggcgtgagccaccgcgcccagccaggactaATTTCTAAGAGTGTGCAGAGATACCGAAACCTAAAAGTTTAAGAACTGCTGATTGCTGGGAAACTCTGCAGTTTCCCGTTCCTCTCGTAACCTGGTCATGTGTCCTTCTTCCTGGATACTCATGACGCAGACTCAGTTCTCATTCCCAATGGGTGTCGGGTTTCTAGAGAAGCCAATCAGCGTCGCCACGACTCCCGACTATAAAGTCCCCATCCGGACTCAAGAAGTTCTCAGGACTCAGAGGCTGGGATCATGGTAGATGGAACCCTCCTTTTACTCCTCTCGGAGGCCCTGGCCCTTACCCAGACCTGGGCGGGTGAGTGCGGGGTCGGGATGGAAACGGCCTCTACCGGGAGTAGAGAGGGGCCGGCCCGGCGGGGGCGAAGGACTCGGGGAGCCGCGCCGGGAGGAGGGTCGGGCCGATCTCAGCCCCTCCTCGCCCCCAGGCTCCCACTCCTTGAAGTATTTCCACACTTCCGTGTCCCGGCCCGGCCGCGGGGAGCCCCGCTTCATCTCTGTGGGCTACGTGGACGACACCCAGTTCGTGCGCTTCGACAACGACGCCGCGAGTCCGAGGATGGTGCCGCGGGCGCCGTGGATGGAGCAGGAGGGGTCAGAGTATTGGGACCGGGAGACACGGAGCGCCAGGGACACCGCACAGATTTTCCGAGTGAACCTGCGGACGCTGCGCGGCTACTACAATCAGAGCGAGGCCGGTGAGTGACCCCGGCCAGGGGAGCAGGTCAcgacccctccccatcccccacggACGGCGCGGGTCCCCTCGAATCTTCGGGTCCCAGATTCACCCCAAGGCTGCGGAACCCGCCCAGACCCTAGACCGGGGAGAGTCTCAGGCGCCTTTACCCGGTTCTTTTTCAGTTTAGGCCAAAATGCCCACAGGGTGGTGGCGACGGGGGCGGGGCTTGGTGGGCGGGACTGACTAAGGGGCGGGGCCAGGGTCTCACACCCTGCAGTGGATGCATGGCTGCGAGCTGGGGCCCGACAGGCGCTTCCTCCGCGGGTATGAACAGTTCGCCTACGACGGCAAGGATTATCTCACCCTGAATGAGGACCTGCGCTCCTGGACCGCGGTGGACACGGCGGCTCAGATCTCCGAGCAAAAGTCAAATGATGCCTCTGAGGCGGAGCACCAGAGAGCCTACCTGGAAGACACATGCGTGGAGTGGCTCCACAAATAcctggagaaggggaaggagacgCTGCTTCACCTGGGTAAGAGGGTCCACAGGGCTACTCTCCCATCTCCTTCTTGGGCTAGGACTGTGCCCACAGCTGACAGACCTCAAACAGTAGAAGAAACAGGGATGGAGGCCAGAATACCACTCCTCCCTTGGATCAGGAGAGGGAGCTGTCACCTGAGGTACAGGAGATCCTATACCACAGAGTGACTCTCTTAAAGGGCCAGACCTCTCTCAGGGGCAATTAAGGAATCTAGTCTCGCTGGAGATTCCATCCTTCAGATGAACTGATGAGCAGTTCTCTTTGACTCCCAGTATTAGGAATCACGGGGGAGTTTCTCTCGTGCCTGATTCTCAGCCCCACACCAAGAGTTTTTGGAGGTCTGACTCCAGCTTTTCTCAGTCACTCAGCATCCACACAGGCCAGGACCAGAAATCCCTTTTCACCTTCTACCCTGGGCTAGCTCATCCCGATTCTAGAACTTTCCAAGGAATAAGAGGCTATCCCAGATCCCTAagtccaggctggtgtcaaggTTTTGTCCTCTTCTCCTACTATAATTGTCCTCTTCCTTCTCAGGATGGTCACATGGGTGCTGCTGGAGTGTCCCATGAGAGATACAAAGTGCCTGAATTTTCTGACTCTTCCCCTCAGAGCCCCCAAAGACACACGTGACTCACCACCCCATCTCTGACCATGAGGCCACCCTGAGGTGCTGGGCCCTGGGCTTCTACCCTGCGGAGATCACACTGACCTGGCAGCAGGATGGGGAGGGCCATACCCAGGACACGGAGCTCGTGGAGACCAGGCCTGCAGGGGATGGAACCTTCCAGAAGTGGGCAGCTGTGGTGGTGCCTTCTGGAGAGGAGCAGAGATACACGTGCCATGTGCAGCATGAGGGGCTACCCGAGCCCGTCACCCTGAGATGGAGTAAGGAGGGGGATGGGAGGTCATGTCTCTTCTCAGGGAAAGCGGGAGCCCTTCTGGAGCCCTTCCGCAGGGTCAGGGCTGAGGCCTGGGGGTCAGGGCCCCTTACGTTCCCCTCTTTTCCCAGAGCCGGCTTCCCAGCCCACCATCCCCATCGTGGGCATCATTGCTGGCCTGGTTCTCCTTGGATCTGTGGTCTCTGGAGCTGTGGTTGCTGCTGTGATATGGAGGAAGAAGAGCTCaggtggggaagggagaagggtgGGGTCTGAGTTTTCTTGTCCCACTGGGTGTTTCAAGCCCTAGGTAAAAGTGTGTCCTGCCTCGTTACTGGGAAGCACCATCCACACACACGAGCCTACCCAGCCTGGGGCCCTGTGTGCCAGcacctactctttttttttgagacggagtcttggctctgtcacccaggctggagtgcaatggcgtggtttcagctcactgcaacctccgcctcccaggttcaagcaattctcctgcctcagcctccctagtagctgggactacacatgcgtgccaccacacctggctaatttttttttttgtatttttagtggagatggggtttcactatgttggccaggctggtctcgaactcctgactttgtgatctgcctgcctcggcctcccaaagtgctgggattacagtcgtgagccaccgcacccagccgcacCTACTCTTTTGTAAAGCACCTGTGACAATGAAGGACAGATTTATCACCTTGACGATTGTGGTGATGGGGACCTGATCCCAGCAGTCACAGGTCACAGGGGAAGGTCCCTGCTGAAGACAGACCTCAGAAGGGCAGTTGATCCAGGACCCACACCTGCTTTCTTCACGTTTCCTGATCCTGCCCTGGGTCTGCAGTCACAGTTCAGGAAACTTCTCTGGGATCCAAAACTAGGAGGTTCCTCTAGGACCTTAtggccctgcctcctccctggccCCTCACAGGACATTTTCTTCCAACAGGTGGAAAAGGAGGGAGCTACTCTAAGGCTGAGTGTAAGTGCGGGGCGGGAGCGTGGAGGAGCTCGCCCACCCTATAATTCCTCCTGCACCACATCTCCTGTGGGCTCTGACCAGGTCTTGTTTTTGTTCTACCCCAGGGAGCGACAGTGCCCAGGGGTCTGAGTCTCACAGCTTGTAAAGGTGAGATTCTGGGGGTCTGaagtgggtggagggtggggcagAGGGGACAGGACTGGGTTGTGGGGATTTTTTGATTCAGAATTTTTGAGTGTGTGGTGGGCTGTTCAGAGTGTCATCACTTACCGTGACTGACCTGAATTTGTTCATGACTATTTTCTTCTGTAGCCTGAGACAGCTGCCTTGTGTGCGACTGAGATGCACAGCTGCCTTGTGTGCGACTGAGATGCAGGATTTCCTCACGCCTCCCCTATGTGTCTTAGGGGACTCTGGCTTCTCTTTTTGCAAGGGCCTCTGAATCTGTCTGTGTCCCTGTTAGCACAATGTGAGGAGGTAGAGAAACAGTCCACCTCTGTGTCTACCATGACCCCCTTCCTCACACTGACCTGTGTTCCTTCCCTGTtctcttttctattaaaaataagaaccTGGGCAGAgtgcggcagctcatgcctgtaatcccagcacttagggaggccgaggagggcagatcacgaggtcaggagatcgaaaccatcctggctaacacggtgaaaccccgtctctactaaaaaatacaaaaaattagctgggcgcagaggcacgggcctgtagtcccagctactcaggaggcggaggcaggagaatggcgtcaacccgggaggcggaggttgcagtgagccaggattgtgcgactgcactccagcctgggtgacagggtgaaacgccatctcaaaaaataaaaattaaaaaataaaaaaagaacctggatctcaatttaatttttcatattcttgCAATGAAATGGACTTGAGGAAGCTAAGATCATAGCTAGAAATACAGATAATTCCACAGCACATCTCTAGCAAATTTAGCCTATTCCTATTCTCTAGCCTATTCCTTACCACCTGTAATCTTGACCATATACCTTGGAGTTGAATattgttttcatactgctgtggtttgaatgttcccTCCAACACTCATGTTGAGACTTAATCCCTAATGTGGCAATACtgaaaggtggggcctttgagatgTGATTGGATCGTAAGGCTGTGCCTTCATtcatgggttaatggattaatgggttatcacaggaatgggactggtggctttataagaagaggaaaagagaactgAGCTAGCATGCCCAGCCCACAGAGAGCCTCCACTAGAGTGATGCTAAGTGGAAATGTGAGGTGCAGCTGCCACAGAGGGCCCCCACCAGGGAAATGTCTAGTGTCTAGTGGATCCAGGCCACAGGAGAGAGTGCCTTGTGGAGCGCTGGGAGCAGGACCTGACCACCACCAGGACCCCAGAACTGTGGAGTCAGTGGCAGCATGCAGCGCCCCCTTGGGAAAGCTTTAGGCACCAGCCTGCAACCCATTCGAGCAGCCACGTAGGCTGCACCCAGCAAAGCCACAGGCACGGGGCTACCTGAGGCCTTGGGGG carries:
- the HLA-E gene encoding HLA class I histocompatibility antigen, alpha chain E precursor (The RefSeq protein has 1 substitution compared to this genomic sequence), which gives rise to MVDGTLLLLLSEALALTQTWAGSHSLKYFHTSVSRPGRGEPRFISVGYVDDTQFVRFDNDAASPRMVPRAPWMEQEGSEYWDRETRSARDTAQIFRVNLRTLRGYYNQSEAGSHTLQWMHGCELGPDGRFLRGYEQFAYDGKDYLTLNEDLRSWTAVDTAAQISEQKSNDASEAEHQRAYLEDTCVEWLHKYLEKGKETLLHLEPPKTHVTHHPISDHEATLRCWALGFYPAEITLTWQQDGEGHTQDTELVETRPAGDGTFQKWAAVVVPSGEEQRYTCHVQHEGLPEPVTLRWKPASQPTIPIVGIIAGLVLLGSVVSGAVVAAVIWRKKSSGGKGGSYSKAEWSDSAQGSESHSL
- the HLA-E gene encoding HLA class I histocompatibility antigen, alpha chain E isoform X1, yielding MEPSFYSSRRPWPLPRPGRVSAGSGWKRPLPGVERGRPGGGEGLGEPRREEGRADLSPSSPPGSHSLKYFHTSVSRPGRGEPRFISVGYVDDTQFVRFDNDAASPRMVPRAPWMEQEGSEYWDRETRSARDTAQIFRVNLRTLRGYYNQSEAGSHTLQWMHGCELGPDRRFLRGYEQFAYDGKDYLTLNEDLRSWTAVDTAAQISEQKSNDASEAEHQRAYLEDTCVEWLHKYLEKGKETLLHLEPPKTHVTHHPISDHEATLRCWALGFYPAEITLTWQQDGEGHTQDTELVETRPAGDGTFQKWAAVVVPSGEEQRYTCHVQHEGLPEPVTLRWKPASQPTIPIVGIIAGLVLLGSVVSGAVVAAVIWRKKSSGGKGGSYSKAEWSDSAQGSESHSL